One segment of Zymoseptoria tritici IPO323 chromosome 2, whole genome shotgun sequence DNA contains the following:
- the Ptp2 gene encoding phosphotyrosine-specific Ptp2-like protein (Phosphotyrosine-specific protein phosphatase related to yeast Ptp2 involved in the inactivation of mitogen-activated protein kinase (MAPK) during hyperosmolarity conditions and dephosporylates Hog1p MAPK, regulates its localization.): MTPFLSPRLSGPPRRSNAPQTPSPNYFGFQTDGSSFMGDAPNHAKGNWSPPSSTVRSTAAVSPSVVPLDQNPDFDAFRLQSEGKAFNLGGLNNFNMSKPRPTAARTASRSSVPQQASTSKGKPRDISPTSASSHRTLLDPAVANLSRSPKRVLSPGATENRRRGSPPTEHAASMERANTEEGMPPPDHPRFALPLDAANVSYVNAKPRSETAPPSSDAESTVFATAQHVVNLMMSRPDEVLLLDLRVSTQYATSHITGALNLCIPTTLLKRPSFNVQKLADTFKDEDQRSKFENWESSSYIIVYDASSALLKDANICLNTIKKFRGEGYDGMLYIVKGGFKEFANRFPSYVESGVDAQSNSVDGDGPEIAPVIGGCPMPITDKPANPFFGNIRQNMDLIGGVGQMAIKHPNKETKSAEQDYPEWLQKASSADDQGKRVSNKFEQIERREKKRMEDALSGKVSFGTPLAESQGSVQIAGLEKGNKNRYNNIWPFEHSRVKLQGVPNHGCDYFNASYIKASWSDKRYISTQAPIPGTFNDFWNVIWQQDIRVIVMLTAEKEGAQVKAHNYWDSKKYGHLHLDFLSEKRASIEPSKIHRHQKRRPSTVKRSGTLSQNPQVPLAQIDTGKEGKGSEEQPYVIVRKFTLSHDRFPFEQMREITQLQYSSWPDFGAPAHPTHLLGLVEQTDAVVRATNKSHAKEPTDAEKRPVLVHCSAGCGRTGTFCTVDSVIDMLKRQKLSRNEREGTPMDDGGFFASKDEGETQVNKEEERIDGGWVGREDVDLVEKTVEDFRHQRISMVQSLRQFVLCYESVMEWLVDHRGDEGAAA; encoded by the exons GCAAAAGGCAATTGGAGTCCACCGTCCTCGACCGTTCGATCTACCGCTGCCGTCTCGCCTAGCGTAGTCCCACTCGATCAGAACCCCGACTTCGATGCGTTCCGTCTGCAGTCAGAAGGCAAGGCCTTCAATTTGGGCGGGCTGAACAACTTCAATATGAGCAAGCCGAGACCGACGGCCGCAAGGACCGCGAGCCGCTCGTCCGTGCCACAACAGGCATCAACGTCGAAGGGTAAACCCAGGGATATCTCTCCAACATCCGCCTCGTCACATCGCACCCTGTTGGATCCCGCAGTCGCCAACTTGTCTCGATCACCGAAAAGAGTGCTTTCACCTGGAGCTACAGAGAATCGACGCCGCGGATCACCACCCACGGAACATGCCGCATCGATGGAGCGTGCAAATACAGAAGAAGGCATGCCGCCTCCCGACCATCCCCGCTTCGCTCTGCCTCTCGATGCTGCAAATGTATCGTACGTCAACGCTAAGCCGCGCAGCGAAACGGCACCACCATCAAGTGATGCAGAGTCGACAGTGTTTGCCACTGCGCAGCACGTCGTCAATTTGATGATGTCAAGACCGGACGAAGTACTATTACTAGACCTGCGAGTCTCCACACAGTACGCCACGTCACACATTACCGGCGCATTGAATCTGTGCATACCGACGACACTCCTGAAGCGACCATCGTTCAACGTACAGAAACTCGCGGACACATTCAAAGACGAGGACCAGCGGAGCAAATTCGAAAACTGGGAAAGCAGCAGCTACATCATCGTGTATGATGCCAGCTCGGCCTTGCTCAAAGACGCCAACATATGCCTCAACACGATCAAGAAGTTTCGGGGCGAAGGCTACGATGGTATGCTGTATATTGTCAAGGGTGGGTTCAAGGAGTTTGCGAATCGGTTCCCGTCGTATGTCGAGAGTGGCGTGGATGCGCAGAGTAATTCGGTGGACGGTGATGGCCCGGAAATCGCACCTGTCATAGGAGGCTGCCCCATGCCCATCACAGACAAGCCCGCGAATCCATTCTTCGGCAACATTCGACAGAACATGGATCTgattggtggtgttggtcAGATGGCGATCAAGCATCCCAATAAGGAGACCAAGTCTGCCGAACAGGACTATCCCGAATGGCTGCAAAAGGCGTCGAGTGCCGACGACCAAGGCAAGCGCGTGTCGAACAAGTTTGAACAGATCGAGAGGagagagaagaagcgcaTGGAGGATGCTTTGTCTGGAAAGGTCTCGTTTGGCACCCCACTCGCCGAATCGCAAGGCTCTGTGCAAATAGCAGGACTggagaagggcaacaagaacCGCTACAATAACATCTGGCCATTTGAGCATTCGAGGGTGAAGCTTCAAGGAGTTCCAAATCACGGTTGCGACTACTTCAATGCTTCCTACATCAAGGCGTCGTGGAGCGACAAGCGTTACATCTCGACTCAAGCTCCTATCCCGGGCACCTTCAACGATTTCTGGAATGTCATCTGGCAGCAAGACATTCGCGTGATTGTCATGCTGACAGCCGAGAAGGAAGGCGCTCAAGTCAAAGCTCACAACTATTGGGATTCGAAAAAATACGGGCATCTCCATCTCGACTTTTTGTCCGAAAAGCGGGCATCGATCGAACCGTCCAAGATTCACCGTCATCAAAAACGTCGCCCTTCCACCGTCAAGCGATCCGGCACACTCTCGCAGAATCCGCAGGTTCCACTCGCGCAGATCGACACCGGCAAGGAGGGCAAGGGGAGTGAAGAACAGCCCTACGTGATTGTCCGCAAGTTCACTCTCAGTCACGATCGCTTTCCCTTTGAGCAAATGCGCGAGATCACACAGTTGCAATATTCCTCCTGGCCCGACTTTGGAGCGCCGGCACATCCGACGCATTTGCTTGGGTTGGTTGAACAGACCGATGCTGTGGTCAGGGCGACAAACAAGTCGCATGCAAAGGAGCCCACGGACGCGGAGAAGAGGCCGGTGCTGGTGCATTGCAGCGCGGGATGTGGACGGACTGGCACGTTCTGTACGGTCGACTCGGTGATTGATATGTTGAAGCGGCAAAAGTTGTCCAGGAACGAGAGGGAGGGGACGCCGATGGAT GATGGCGGGTTCTTCGCCTCCAAAGACGAGGGCGAGACTCAGGTtaataaggaagaagaaaggatCGATGGAGGGTGGGTGGGAAGGGAAGATGTCGATCTGGTGGAGAAGACGGTCGAAGATTTCCGTCATCAGCGCATCAGCATGGTGCAGAGCCTGAGGCAGTTTGTGCTTTGTTATGAGAGCGTTATGGAGTGGTTGGTGGATCATCGAGGGGACGAGGGCGCTGCTGCATAG